TATCAGAATTCTCTTGACCAGAACATACTTTAATCGAACAAATGTTACAGATACCTATATACacacatttaaaattaagacCTTTGGAAATTGTTAAAACGCCAAAATTACCATCGCTTctggaaaaacaaaaagaattgacGTAAGtcgttcaaatttatatttgctgAATTTGCGGAACTATacgtatatttgtataaaattgtttagtaGAAAacacaattgaaaaaaaaagaagactgTGGAGCAATGTTCTACGAAAAGCGACGTtgcgtaaaataataaagactGACggaactaaataatatttatttcattaaaatactttgataCCACGgttcatattaattaattacatgaAGTATTTTTTGTCCAATACAAagaatcaaaaaataaatgggaATAATACGGTAGAGTCtgattgaaattgtaaaaaatagtaGCACTTATTCACATGGCATCTTTAGAAAACGCAGTCTTACATTCTGTTAATGTTAAATCGATTGTTTCAACAATGATGTGATATAAGGTCATTCTTATATCGCACACAGTGCATATGGAATTACAAGCACTTTCATTATAAGGCACAACACGAATTTAACAACATTGCCTTCGACAAACTATACCTTTCATTCGGTTTCCATCATGGAATAACGCGGCGGGGTTTTCCAAATCGCACTGGATGTGCGCTTCAATCTATTTCTATCTATACCTTGGAACAATTCAGACAAGTCTGGTGTACACTTCTTCGTGTCGAAAAATCTGGAGACTGCTTTATCGGGAATGTATCGTTGCATCGCCAATTGTGTTTTACGAATATGCGGCTGTGCCCAGTACGGAATTACATGCTTTGGTCTGGTTTCATCATCAGATTCGTCTTCATCGGGTTCACTGTCCAAAATGTAATTCGTTGGACCCTGATTATGTTTGCTGGCATATTTTGCTTGCGCTATAAGAACTTGGTTTTTAGCTCTCAATGCTTCGGCAGCAGCTTGTTGCTGAGCTCTTGCTTCGgcttcttttcgtttctcggCCTCTTGTTCGCGACGTCTTTGCTCTGCCAACAGACGTTCCGCTTCTTCTTGTTCTTGCAAACGTTGTAAACGTTGTTGCTCTTCCTGTCTcctcctttcttctttctcctgGGCTCGTTGAATTTGAATTAGACGTTTCCTTTCCATTTCCTCGCGTTGCTTCTCTTGCATTTGTTGCGCCAAACGTGCCTTctcctctctttctttttcggcCTTGTGACGTTTCTCCAGttcctgtttttcttttgcttctcTCGCCAgcttatttttcaattctttttcttgtcttttccttctcttttcttcCGTTTGAAGTCTTAGCGCCTCTTCGCGTTTCTTCCGTGCAACCTCGTCGTTCATTTTCCGTTTCTTCTCCTCTATTTTTTCTATCGAGTTACGTTTATTTACAGACTTGACAGAATGAATGAAAGAATCCACCGATGTAATGATGTTCGAACGCGTTGCACTCAAAGCCTTGGTATGGTTTCCAATGATTTGACTGTTCGCGGGCGTGTTCGCGATACGGTTAACAGACAATGGCAGCTGAATTTTTGTCTTTCCCAACGGTGTCGTTTTTTGTACGTACTTTTGATTCACCTTCTCGGCAGGAGCAGCTGCTATTCTACTAATCTTTTGCGTCGATAGCATTTTGTTCTCTTTATATTCATCCGTGTCCTTGGCATACTTCGCTAACGAGATTTTCTTAGCTTTCGCGAGCGATTTCCGTGCTAATTTCTGAACAACCGTCTTCCCCATAGTCTTCGTACTTTCCGAAGATTCGGCTTGCGCAGCGGCTATAGCTCGTGTTTTTGTTCTGGTAAGTCTAGTTGGTACATCGACCTCAACTTTTGGACTGTTCAGACCTGCCTGCTCGAATGCCTCGACCCTCTTTTTTACAGACTCCTTCGCATAAGGACTGAACAAAGCGTTTGGTTTGTAACTGGCCTTTACTTCTTGGAGAACTGTGGTCGTGTTCACCTCCTTCAAAGTTGGTTTCGCAGGtgtattaagaatttcatctTCGCTCGACGATACAGAGTGTACAATAGGTCTCTGCCGTTTTCTACCTTCGTGTCTAACGTTTGCtttggatttttttatttcaggcGACGATTCGTCATCCGttattaaatcattaaattCTTTGTCTTCTACAACTTCTTTTAACGGATGCATCCTGTCCTGCAGGGCTTTCAAAGAAGGTGACGAAAGTTTCGATGTTCTAGATGATCTAGATTCGGACATCGGTCGATTTGTCTTCTGTTGATTCTTCTTCTCTGGAACACTGCCAATGGCTTTAGTAATCGTCACAGTTTCGTTCAGTTTAATCGCTGACAAAGGTTCCAAAACTACCGTTGCATTCATCATTTTTTGCATGGTAATCGTAGAATTCAAATTCATTGTGGAGTTCATGATAGGAATAGGTTTCTCGATCGCATCTTCGTACATGGAGGGCTCTTCCATAACTTCCGTTCTAGGAGCGATAACTGTATCGTTAATGGTTTTAGATTCCTTGTTACTTAAATTGTGATTTTGCGACAAAGTTCTCTTTCTAGTAGAGTGCCACATTATCGATGACTTTCTTAACGTTTCCTTCTTATCGTTTTTATTCTGAAGTGTCGTCGTGTTGttcgttgaaatattattctgcAAATTTGTATCCTCGGTTTTCTTCGCAGTGCTTTCTCCAAGtacattttcttctaatttacTATGCTTCCTAGGACCTTGAGATGACTCTTCGTCAGAGCTACTTTTGGCagacttttttcttttactttgaGTCTTACGTATCTcctaaaaattcgaaaaaattatttaatgttggTAATTTTGTCatattaaagatatatatacatatatatacatattattatatacgtagtaaaatattaacaatacaGACTTTTATAATAGTATTATCCTCCTCAGGTGACAGCGGTCTTCgtaattttgtattcaacGTTATCGATTGTTGTCTCTTAATACTGTCTGCCGCTTTCTTTGATGCTTCTCTTTTTGTTCGACCAACCATCATTTCCGTAATGTTTCCATTCATCGTTTCGTCTCTGTTATCATTACTTTTCCCTTTAATGCTCATAGTAACAGAGCTCGGTAATGTACAATCGACAACGTCATCTTCTGGAATGGTTTCGATACGTTGCGCTCCTTTTTTCCTTAGAGGTTTTGgtgtttttgaaattaaagggCCAAACGTTGATTGTGGAATTTGAGTGAGCAaagcatttaaatattccatcgTATCTTTTAGATTTTCATTGATAAGTTCCTTAACTTCCGTACAATGATTACAAATGTTTAACATATCGTTAACGATCATTGTCTTCACTTTGTCCTTGTTAGCCATGTTTGAAATCTacaaaatattcgtaattttaatatatatatatatatatacacatgtaaATGTACAGGACGATTATCAGAAGGAGAGAGAGTACATATACgaagaagaatatatttaaccaAACTaattcgttgaaatatttacctcTTGTGTTTCTTAAGATGCGATCAATTGTTACGAGTAAGTTTCACGAGAAAAACACACAAACTAGACGTTTAGTATACCTTAATGACATAAATCATAAAGGAAAGGACAAACTTTAACGGCAATCTCCATTTCGTGGTGCGGCAGGAAGGATGCAAGTTTCTTTCATCCAGTCTATAACGACTAACGACTTTTCGGTTGAATTTGAATCGGCTTTCTTAGCGCCATCTATTTTCCCGGGCGCGCCATTTTCCCCTAAATTAGAGACACTGAAATATACTAATGCTGGAACGCGTGTTAATTTTCTAGGCAAGAGAAAGATCAAATTCGGACAAATTGGTGAGCACTGAACTATACCAAtacttgtaattaataatgctaataataataataataataatagtaataataatcaatacTACCAGTAAGAAAAGTAACTATTTTATGagaaacttgagcgttttacCATCGATGATGTTGACCATAGATTCAAACTAGACAGAGACCTTCCATTAAGAGTCCAATAATTGTTACGAatcaaataaatctttttgACAGTTtctcatttaattttagtttattaaaacaagTAATCTAACGATACAgagaaattcaacaaaaattttgttaaaaaattattacggtaaaatttacaatcttGATCTTATGATTTATACAAATGTTGTATAATTTAAGTTAAATTCTACTTGTACTTTAACTTAAATGGGACTGTTAATCTTATGTGTTCGTGTATAACGTGTCACTCTCATGTAAtagcataattatttatcacattaaattacattactctataattatattttacccttttttatatagaaaagatTTTGATGTAAATACGATTGTACAGACTAAtgtatttcgtttaattgcaCTTAGATTTTtgtaacttattttttaaagaaaaatacctatctatctttaaaaaaaaataaaatctgaaaattattgcaatttcaattacaattggtcagagacattatactatatgtatactatatgaaaaattcaaacaatttaattgacaacagttttaattaaacgtgaaatttgaaacaatacgGCGAATCGGTATatcgtatatacatatatttctccATGAAGTATACGTAGGAATCTAGGAACtatgtttcatttgtttctcaatgctatttaatatacttgaaaaaaagattaaatagCATGACACACAAAAATGTTAGGTGGTTACGTAGGCAGTATATGTTTGAGGTATGTAATGGTACCTCGATGTGCCTATCTGGTGAGAGTAAAACAAAACATACTTGCGAACACATGCATGTACATACGATACGATACAAAAGAAAgctaatattaaataacatttgaatACACGTTAatcatacaataaatatttttcagaacgCCAGCGCTCttctaataaacaaatttcagtcGATCTACATATATTTGGTAATTAACAAGCTCTTCTATTGCTTCTGAATTATAAAAACTATCACGATTTATATATGTCACGAAttctttttcatgaaaaacatattaaatcCTCTATCCCGATGTAtcaatcattttaatattactttccGTTTCCTCCAACTCTATGTTGATTGTAGAGATTCGCGACGAATCCTTATTGCACCGAGTATAGATTTGTAGGACTTCTTCTTCGAAAGTAGGATCTAGTAAAATATCGATACCTTTCATTCCTGCTTTCgtgtatttttgaaatacaattttagacACTTGCCACAAAtctcgattttcttttaacacatGAACCAGTGGTTCTACCATCGGAAATAATATGGAAACGTTACtgaggaataaaataaaatatattattttttaatatattgattGTGCAATTGTTGAAAGTTTTGTTGAAAGTTGTACACTCACATAAAAAGTGGAAGAActatatttgtaatgaattgAACTTGTAGGTCTGGTATCGACGCGCGCTCTCTGTCCATCATTTCGATAGGAGAACTACCCATACTTTTTTCCAAGTCCCCTTGTGAGAAGAATTCATCATAAATTTGTTCCTAATATAAGATGCAATAAACATGCAGcatataaacatttcaaatgtaacgttttcgaatttcgtttatacgaatacgaatttattacAGTACAGtatatgtaatttttctaCTCACTGCAGTCTTTTTCGAAACTTTCCATTGTTTGGTTTGGTCGCTCAAGTCGCAACACGTCATAAGCATATCGAAAAATAGTTTTCGTTGCTTGGGATCCGTTTTATCGTACTTTTCTCTAATCATCTCTTCCTGTTTTTCTACGGTGCGAAAATGGGACGCTAAATCGGTCGCGAGTATATTGTTTCTTAACAAGTCTAATGCTTCACTGTATTCGttgctattaaaattttcaaatatattacaatctTCGGTATTTAAAATGCACATAGACTGTGCCAAGTGATGTCTCTGTTGGTTTATAGAAAAGTGAATTTGTTATAGCGAAACGGAATtgtcatattttcattatgaaaaatgttggtTTACCTCCATTACAGAACCCTCGGAACTGTAGAGGCTAGCCAATACCGTGCTACATTTagtttgaaatgaattattggTTCCTCTATGATCTATATCGTGACACAAACAGGATACTAAAAAAACTAATGCTTCCAAATGTGTCATATAATTGTCGGTAATGAGATGCAAATTTCTCATCAGTAAATACGCAAAATGTGCCACAGAGAATGCGTGTACCCAATTATGATAAGGTGCGTCCCTGTATCCCTTCttaacatataatataaacctAGCTAGAgttgataatttcattttccagtGTTTAATAAGACCTAAATCATTGAACATTTTGATCGTATAACAGGGTATATGCTTGTAAGGTACACTTCTAGGAGTAAACTGGAATTTATCGAAATCTTTTATATTGTGTTCGTCTTTGCAATTCAATAGCGCTTGAACAGCGTCTTCTTCCACCTTTAAGTATATTTCTGTTAGAACAGTTGGTTACGAGTAATTTAAAATCGTtacgatttaataaatttcttaccTTCATATGATACATCATTACTTCATTGCTGAGCTTATTTCTTGCTTGGGCATCTTGCATCTTTTTATAAACGATACTATGCATTATAGAAATTCCACAGTAAATACTAAATGCTGTTGCGGCTTCTTCGTCGAAAACATCGAAATATAGTCCATCCTTTTTGTTACAGAGTTGCGCAACTCCTAAAGTTCAAAATAGCAATGATCTTGACAAAATCTTAATTTTCCGTTTATAGTAAACGATAGTTAAACTTTCGCTTACCAACAATTCCATTTTCGTCCCTAATTgggaaacataaaatatttctagttCTAAAGCCTGTCACTTCATCTATTCCACGATAGAAAAGAGGATGTTCATAGGcatttctaatattaattaacatgcCAGTGGTTGCAACATGACCTGCTATACCTTGCCCTATCGGTATTCTCATTTCCTTCACAGGCTACAAACAGTTGGAtctttaactttatttataaagtataaGTTTTGTCTTGAAAAAGTAGCGCTTACTTCTTTCATGGCAATACCGTCAAACACTTTAGCAACTAAATCTTGTTGATCGGGGTCCAAAAGAAATAACGAACATCGCTCGGCGTTTGTTAAATTTCTGACTTCCGCCATTATTTCTCGTAAAAGATCGGAAAAGTCTCCTGTTTATCGATATATCAATATTATGgatattaatgaattttttaacattacGGTGATTATTCTActtataaagaaacattaccTAAATGGGTAAAAAGTTTCCTAGAAACAGCCAGTAACTTTTGACACTGGCGTTTCAGTCGAGTTTCTTCGTAACATGTtaacgaatttaaaagaaatcctAGGCAGAATCTAcgttgaagaaaaaatttgtaattatatctaaagagaattattacaaatttcaaatcgttcGATACGTTCGTAGATTTGACTCGAGActcgattaattcttttaacatAGTAAAAGTAATCTTGTACCTAAAACATTCTTGAACAATTTCTATACAACTATGTGcagttttttctttgttgttgTCGTCGTCGTTAACCAGAGATACTACCAGTGCTACATGATTCTGCTTTGGATGTTGTATAggtatcgttaaaaatgaatttgacgTTGGACATATCGGCCGAAGATGACGTAATAATTCGTCGTCGAGCGTTTCGATATCCATGGTTACCGGTTCCTTATTCTGTATAGTCTTGTATAAGATATTATTCGACAcctgtaaaaaaaatcaatataaaatttaaacgaacatttTGGTACTACAGTCatatcgaaaaatgaattttataacgttttgcttgtttcatcaaaattgGAAGAAACTTTGTAAACGTGTACAATAACATTACCTAGAAAAGTGTGAACAGAAATAAGCATTATCATTGTAGACGATAACATTTACCATCGGCTTATAAGAAAGGTTTGCCGTGTTATATCAATAGTATTTTTACGTATGGCTTCTTTTATGTAGGTTTCTAAGTACTATGTTTGAGGATTAGATACCGTTAAGCAGACTTTATTTCCAATGTGGAACAATCcttgaaactattatttttcacgagaTTAATGTTATTGcacgtatattaaaaaataatagaataagaaaattatgaaaacaatttgtaaaattcatcCGAATGTATCTTACTTGTATGTTTCGACAATAATTGTATCAacattaatatgaaataaaacaaacagtaAATACTAGgtgtaattaaacattttacttACAGGAAATCTTATTTCTCTACCTAAAATTTCTTCTCCGATCACATGGATCACCATTTCCTCTGACTCTATTAAAATTGGTACAAGAAAAGATAACTTTGAGTTTGTTTCAGTTTGTAtctaaaacaataaaaaatataattaaaatcataCATGGTAATTAGCTTAATCAATAAGTAGCGTCATAAGTATTTCTTGCAGTTTtgtgaacatttaaaaaaaaaaaacaattaatcctgtaaatgtattataagcttttcacaaataaaataaaaaacattaatttttcatttttgtttctttagaACGATacctttttaaagaaataatttcgtcggtaaaatttactttcacCAACGACCACCGtccatttcaaaaaaatgcAAGCGTGCCGCGAAAAATTGTGCATAGAAAGAATGTTGACATTAAGTACTTTACTTACGTATTTGTTTAACTTTTGCTGCACATAAGGATAGGAGAGGTCGCAGAGCTCCTCGAGAAGCAGAAGAATTTTGTCCGCGTGCGGCATATTTAAATCAAACGAACTCATTTTTTATTAGCTACTTTTCAATACTTTTTCATGTAGCTATATTCGCGAGTCGTGCTTCCATGTAATATTGCGACGTATCAAATGTGTTTGATTGAACActcatttttctaaatctctCATTTTTAACCATGCACAATGGAACAATTATTCTTAAACACTGTTTCGCAATCGTATCGCCGCATGTAGTAAACAAAGCGtgtcaatcattttttaaatttgaatggaCTGTCAGAGTACGAAATGAAAACACGATGCGAACAAGTTTCTTTGAGCTTCTGTGCCTCTGTCAGCAGACTCTGCATCAGTCTTCTGCTGCATTCTGCATGATTCCACGGGTAGGTAGCGAATAAACAAGTGACGTGCGCAACTCGGACGACTCATAAATGCCAGCGTGAGAGTGCGTGAAAGCAACAACCACAGACAATATCCCTTTGCATATAAACATACTAATAAGAATTGAAAGGATCATTAATGTACGTCTATGTCTAACGCTGGCTATTCAGGAATGgcgtttgttttaattaattctagttAGTAAATGTTTGCGAACGAATAAAACTGAACAGTGAATTCAAAGAATGTAGATGTATATGcatgcatatatatacatatgtatatgcatatgtatatatatctcCCAGTTAAATTACACAGTGGCGTCATGTAGCAgcaaaacgctcaagtttatagggaaaatagttcccactgccatcgatggcgccaccgacacattttaatcaaatattctttatttttgataaatacataattaatactaTTCCTTACTTTATAATGCTAAAATATAATAGGTCGTTTGTTAAGTTtatctttttaatgaatagttatttaatgcagCATTAATTATTGTCCCTTtagttagtggcgccatcNNNNNNNNNNCTATGTTcgctacaaacttggacgatttgccaccgatggcgccactatgGCGGTTGGAGTTCTGATCTTAGCTTCCAAAATTCtacatattcatttaattttacatcgtaattatcataattcaacATCAAATTGTTGATTTCTGCACTAACAAATTACTGACatcaagttttttaaataaatgaaaatactgaAAAAACGTGGCGCCATCTCTCGGCAAACTTCCTaagtttgtcgtgaaatagttccCACCTCgtgccgctagatggcgccataaatgtgaaatatcgattactgttactgtttttatttaaagtacatGAGCCTTTCTTGCTCATTTCGTACCACTGTGTGCACAATTTCTATTACAAAGGTATATAAACTTTACCTTACATAGTTTCTTACTACTATTcctaatgaaaatattgaaaacatgaATTCGAAAATTCGATAGATACTACTGACCTACGAGCACGGAATGGGTAGACGGGCACTCGTACGAGTgtatacacatgtatataatacTGGTCTAAATCCACCGAACCAAGTATATATGCAGTGTATCAAAACAATAACgcagtgtaaataaaaataataaagcaaaGCACTGAActgatatatattaaattgttattagaGGATATCTATAATCGCTATACTTATTTTTAGACGAGTACGGTAGCTCTCTGGTGGGGTAtattacttgtaaattatatgataaatataattaaatttattttgaaataaattttacataaatgtaCATACCAGTATACACGCTAGTACCTTTAAAGAAGACTTTGCAAGTGTTATGTAAATATGAATGCTATAGTAAAATAACATAACTCGGAAATAACAAGGGTTtgacaaataatataaaaagaattatttgtaaactcaatgaaaatgaatacagATGATGATTTCAATATAGCAGCTAGATATAGAACCATTCGTAAACATTTAGATAGTTTAGGATACAAGTATGCACTTTCTTTGGATACTCTTCCTTTGATAGAAAAATTGCTGGCTGATCTTATACAAACAACCGAAAGCTTGAAGCATTTTAAAAGTATCGCACAAGAAAACATTGAGGTACGTACTCGAGGATTTGTGACTTAAGATTACTAGATTTTTaactgttaaatataatttgtttaatattatgcaaatttgattaattacgAGTTATTATGTCCTCTATATAAAAGTTGTATAATGTCAAATTGACACTGTCAAAGTTCTATTAGTTGTTTGGTGAAATGTGAGGAATCCTTTAGTAGAACAATCGATAGCAAAGTATACAAAGATTGGcgtatgtttatataatataatttcttctatGCATATGTAGGCGCATTCACAGTTACAATTGGCAGTTGATCCTTATAAATGTGACAATGCAAGACTAGTACAAGAATGCAATCAGCTTCACTcagaattaataaaaggaaaggaatGTCATCAAAAGCAAATTAGAGATtctaagaaagaaatatataaattagaaCGCGAGTGTAATGATCTTCAATTGGCATCTTCGCGCAATTTACAAAGAATTAAAGAACTGGAGACTGAATCTTCTA
This portion of the Hylaeus volcanicus isolate JK05 chromosome 4, UHH_iyHylVolc1.0_haploid, whole genome shotgun sequence genome encodes:
- the LOC128875880 gene encoding cGMP-dependent 3',5'-cyclic phosphodiesterase-like isoform X3, which gives rise to MSSFDLNMPHADKILLLLEELCDLSYPYVQQKLNKYIQTETNSKLSFLVPILIESEEMVIHVIGEEILGREIRFPVSNNILYKTIQNKEPVTMDIETLDDELLRHLRPICPTSNSFLTIPIQHPKQNHVALVVSLVNDDDNNKEKTAHSCIEIVQECFRFCLGFLLNSLTCYEETRLKRQCQKLLAVSRKLFTHLGDFSDLLREIMAEVRNLTNAERCSLFLLDPDQQDLVAKVFDGIAMKEPVKEMRIPIGQGIAGHVATTGMLINIRNAYEHPLFYRGIDEVTGFRTRNILCFPIRDENGIVGVAQLCNKKDGLYFDVFDEEAATAFSIYCGISIMHSIVYKKMQDAQARNKLSNEVMMYHMKVEEDAVQALLNCKDEHNIKDFDKFQFTPRSVPYKHIPCYTIKMFNDLGLIKHWKMKLSTLARFILYVKKGYRDAPYHNWVHAFSVAHFAYLLMRNLHLITDNYMTHLEALVFLVSCLCHDIDHRGTNNSFQTKCSTVLASLYSSEGSVMERHHLAQSMCILNTEDCNIFENFNSNEYSEALDLLRNNILATDLASHFRTVEKQEEMIREKYDKTDPKQRKLFFDMLMTCCDLSDQTKQWKVSKKTAEQIYDEFFSQGDLEKSMGSSPIEMMDRERASIPDLQVQFITNIVLPLFINVSILFPMVEPLVHVLKENRDLWQVSKIVFQKYTKAGMKGIDILLDPTFEEEVLQIYTRCNKDSSRISTINIELEETESNIKMIDTSG
- the LOC128875880 gene encoding cGMP-dependent 3',5'-cyclic phosphodiesterase-like isoform X2, producing the protein MSSFDLNMPHADKILLLLEELCDLSYPYVQQKLNKYIQTETNSKLSFLVPILIESEEMVIHVIGEEILGREIRFPVSNNILYKTIQNKEPVTMDIETLDDELLRHLRPICPTSNSFLTIPIQHPKQNHVALVVSLVNDDDNNKEKTAHSCIEIVQECFRYKITFTMLKELIESRVKSTNVSNDLKFVIILFRYNYKFFLQRRFCLGFLLNSLTCYEETRLKRQCQKLLAVSRKLFTHLGDFSDLLREIMAEVRNLTNAERCSLFLLDPDQQDLVAKVFDGIAMKEEMRIPIGQGIAGHVATTGMLINIRNAYEHPLFYRGIDEVTGFRTRNILCFPIRDENGIVGVAQLCNKKDGLYFDVFDEEAATAFSIYCGISIMHSIVYKKMQDAQARNKLSNEVMMYHMKVEEDAVQALLNCKDEHNIKDFDKFQFTPRSVPYKHIPCYTIKMFNDLGLIKHWKMKLSTLARFILYVKKGYRDAPYHNWVHAFSVAHFAYLLMRNLHLITDNYMTHLEALVFLVSCLCHDIDHRGTNNSFQTKCSTVLASLYSSEGSVMERHHLAQSMCILNTEDCNIFENFNSNEYSEALDLLRNNILATDLASHFRTVEKQEEMIREKYDKTDPKQRKLFFDMLMTCCDLSDQTKQWKVSKKTAEQIYDEFFSQGDLEKSMGSSPIEMMDRERASIPDLQVQFITNIVLPLFINVSILFPMVEPLVHVLKENRDLWQVSKIVFQKYTKAGMKGIDILLDPTFEEEVLQIYTRCNKDSSRISTINIELEETESNIKMIDTSG
- the LOC128875878 gene encoding inner centromere protein-like encodes the protein MANKDKVKTMIVNDMLNICNHCTEVKELINENLKDTMEYLNALLTQIPQSTFGPLISKTPKPLRKKGAQRIETIPEDDVVDCTLPSSVTMSIKGKSNDNRDETMNGNITEMMVGRTKREASKKAADSIKRQQSITLNTKLRRPLSPEEDNTIIKEIRKTQSKRKKSAKSSSDEESSQGPRKHSKLEENVLGESTAKKTEDTNLQNNISTNNTTTLQNKNDKKETLRKSSIMWHSTRKRTLSQNHNLSNKESKTINDTVIAPRTEVMEEPSMYEDAIEKPIPIMNSTMNLNSTITMQKMMNATVVLEPLSAIKLNETVTITKAIGSVPEKKNQQKTNRPMSESRSSRTSKLSSPSLKALQDRMHPLKEVVEDKEFNDLITDDESSPEIKKSKANVRHEGRKRQRPIVHSVSSSEDEILNTPAKPTLKEVNTTTVLQEVKASYKPNALFSPYAKESVKKRVEAFEQAGLNSPKVEVDVPTRLTRTKTRAIAAAQAESSESTKTMGKTVVQKLARKSLAKAKKISLAKYAKDTDEYKENKMLSTQKISRIAAAPAEKVNQKYVQKTTPLGKTKIQLPLSVNRIANTPANSQIIGNHTKALSATRSNIITSVDSFIHSVKSVNKRNSIEKIEEKKRKMNDEVARKKREEALRLQTEEKRRKRQEKELKNKLAREAKEKQELEKRHKAEKEREEKARLAQQMQEKQREEMERKRLIQIQRAQEKEERRRQEEQQRLQRLQEQEEAERLLAEQRRREQEAEKRKEAEARAQQQAAAEALRAKNQVLIAQAKYASKHNQGPTNYILDSEPDEDESDDETRPKHVIPYWAQPHIRKTQLAMQRYIPDKAVSRFFDTKKCTPDLSELFQGIDRNRLKRTSSAIWKTPPRYSMMETE
- the LOC128875880 gene encoding cGMP-dependent 3',5'-cyclic phosphodiesterase-like isoform X1, with the protein product MSSFDLNMPHADKILLLLEELCDLSYPYVQQKLNKYIQTETNSKLSFLVPILIESEEMVIHVIGEEILGREIRFPVSNNILYKTIQNKEPVTMDIETLDDELLRHLRPICPTSNSFLTIPIQHPKQNHVALVVSLVNDDDNNKEKTAHSCIEIVQECFRYKITFTMLKELIESRVKSTNVSNDLKFVIILFRYNYKFFLQRRFCLGFLLNSLTCYEETRLKRQCQKLLAVSRKLFTHLGDFSDLLREIMAEVRNLTNAERCSLFLLDPDQQDLVAKVFDGIAMKEPVKEMRIPIGQGIAGHVATTGMLINIRNAYEHPLFYRGIDEVTGFRTRNILCFPIRDENGIVGVAQLCNKKDGLYFDVFDEEAATAFSIYCGISIMHSIVYKKMQDAQARNKLSNEVMMYHMKVEEDAVQALLNCKDEHNIKDFDKFQFTPRSVPYKHIPCYTIKMFNDLGLIKHWKMKLSTLARFILYVKKGYRDAPYHNWVHAFSVAHFAYLLMRNLHLITDNYMTHLEALVFLVSCLCHDIDHRGTNNSFQTKCSTVLASLYSSEGSVMERHHLAQSMCILNTEDCNIFENFNSNEYSEALDLLRNNILATDLASHFRTVEKQEEMIREKYDKTDPKQRKLFFDMLMTCCDLSDQTKQWKVSKKTAEQIYDEFFSQGDLEKSMGSSPIEMMDRERASIPDLQVQFITNIVLPLFINVSILFPMVEPLVHVLKENRDLWQVSKIVFQKYTKAGMKGIDILLDPTFEEEVLQIYTRCNKDSSRISTINIELEETESNIKMIDTSG